In a single window of the Agromyces sp. H17E-10 genome:
- a CDS encoding ABC transporter permease encodes MRLSSSMTLFFAKNGIFAALLLLIALFAILNPNFLTLGNAQNILLQSAELGIIVVPLAFLVMSGSLDLSVGSVASASAVTAALVMASTGNTILGIFVAIGLGAFAGAVNGFLIAYLRLNPIVITLGFLSIWGGFAQVITGGKTVQRSSLPEEFRAIGTATIGPVPIQIVLLVLTVALGGYFLRRHRLGKEVLAIGGNERAAHLMGINVVRRRFELFIVSGVAAAIAGVMLTAKVQSASPVIGAGMELQALTVVLLGGVAFEGGMGRISGVVAGLLFFKVLSNGLVFLQVSPFVQTILVGATLVVAVALDSSIQRMVKRAWAQRGRRAISRQPDEPGDDQANHDELTPNTHGGRA; translated from the coding sequence ATGAGACTCTCCTCTTCGATGACCCTCTTCTTCGCCAAGAACGGGATCTTCGCCGCACTGCTGCTCCTGATCGCCCTCTTCGCGATCCTCAACCCGAACTTCCTCACCCTCGGGAACGCGCAGAACATCCTGCTGCAGTCCGCAGAACTCGGCATCATCGTGGTCCCGCTCGCATTCCTCGTGATGTCGGGCTCACTCGACCTCTCGGTCGGTTCGGTCGCGTCGGCTTCGGCCGTCACCGCCGCCCTCGTGATGGCGTCGACGGGCAACACGATTCTCGGCATCTTCGTCGCGATCGGTCTCGGGGCCTTCGCCGGCGCGGTCAACGGATTCCTGATCGCCTACCTGCGCCTGAATCCGATCGTCATCACCCTCGGCTTCCTGAGCATCTGGGGTGGCTTCGCGCAGGTGATCACGGGGGGCAAGACCGTACAGCGATCGAGCCTGCCCGAGGAGTTCCGGGCGATCGGCACGGCGACCATCGGCCCGGTGCCGATCCAGATCGTCCTGCTCGTGCTCACCGTTGCCCTCGGAGGGTACTTCCTGCGCCGTCATCGCCTCGGCAAGGAGGTCCTCGCCATCGGCGGCAACGAGCGCGCCGCCCACCTGATGGGCATCAACGTCGTTCGGCGCAGGTTCGAGCTGTTCATCGTCTCCGGCGTGGCTGCCGCGATCGCCGGAGTGATGCTCACCGCGAAGGTGCAGTCCGCGAGCCCGGTGATCGGCGCAGGAATGGAGCTCCAGGCGCTCACCGTCGTGCTGCTCGGTGGCGTCGCCTTCGAGGGCGGCATGGGCCGGATCTCGGGTGTGGTGGCCGGCCTGCTGTTCTTCAAGGTGCTGAGCAACGGCCTCGTGTTCCTTCAGGTGTCGCCGTTCGTGCAGACGATCCTCGTCGGTGCGACCCTTGTCGTCGCCGTCGCGCTCGACAGCTCGATCCAGCGGATGGTCAAGCGTGCCTGGGCGCAGAGGGGGCGCCGAGCGATCTCGAGACAGCCGGATGAGCCAGGCGACGATCAAGCCAACCATGACGAACTCACCCCGAACACGCACGGAGGACGCGCATGA
- a CDS encoding amidohydrolase, whose amino-acid sequence MDIAFTNGIVYLGAGLPDTDRMFVRDGRIIDWPAEVPRTALTVDLGGGYLGPAFADGHVHPMLAAAELRGPRIGPANTVEEIGTIVAAWAIDHPDAEWIVGGSYDATIVEDSRFDARWLDAVVADRPVVLRAWDYHTVWCNSRALELAGVTSATPDPPLGRIVRRADGTPEGTLLESATALVLGVVPAPPLADRIDSLVSAVEMLAARGITWAQEAWADADDIEVWVEAARSGRLVVDFDIALRADPLRWPQQLGELEAMRAKIAEAPGLTADTVKFFVDGIIENHTAHMLERYADACDHGLPNWTAETLAPAVIDVDTRGFDIHLHAIGDAGVRSALDAIERLDAVSTRANRRATIAHAQVIHPADLERFASLGVIACLQPLAARADPVMTDLTIPRLGPARELQHQMGALRAAGTTISFGSDWPVFEPDVIAGMWTAVHRQNPDGTPVGGWQPQERLTVEQALDAATAAVMQSRRGALDGSLAVGGRADFVWLSSDPRSLTTHSPESIEVLGTWRRGSRTHSAGDAARHPGKEDAQ is encoded by the coding sequence ATGGACATCGCCTTCACGAACGGCATTGTGTACCTCGGTGCGGGTCTACCCGACACCGACCGGATGTTCGTGCGCGACGGTCGCATCATCGATTGGCCGGCGGAGGTCCCGCGCACCGCGCTGACGGTCGATCTCGGCGGCGGGTACCTCGGACCCGCGTTCGCGGACGGTCATGTCCACCCGATGCTCGCCGCCGCCGAACTGCGAGGTCCTCGCATCGGTCCGGCGAACACCGTCGAAGAGATCGGCACCATCGTCGCAGCCTGGGCGATTGACCACCCGGATGCCGAGTGGATCGTCGGAGGGAGCTACGACGCGACCATCGTCGAGGACAGTCGCTTCGACGCACGATGGCTCGACGCCGTCGTAGCAGACCGTCCCGTGGTGCTGAGGGCCTGGGACTACCACACCGTCTGGTGCAACTCGCGCGCCTTGGAACTTGCAGGCGTGACCTCGGCGACCCCTGACCCGCCGCTCGGCCGGATCGTACGGCGCGCCGACGGGACGCCGGAGGGAACGCTCCTCGAATCGGCGACGGCACTCGTTCTCGGAGTCGTTCCCGCTCCACCGCTGGCAGACCGGATCGACTCGCTCGTGAGCGCGGTCGAGATGCTGGCGGCGCGGGGGATCACCTGGGCGCAGGAGGCGTGGGCCGACGCTGACGACATCGAGGTGTGGGTCGAAGCGGCGCGATCCGGCCGACTCGTGGTCGACTTCGACATCGCCCTGCGCGCTGACCCTCTGCGCTGGCCGCAGCAGCTGGGAGAGCTCGAGGCGATGCGGGCGAAGATCGCCGAAGCGCCCGGCCTCACCGCCGATACGGTGAAGTTCTTCGTCGACGGCATCATCGAGAATCACACGGCGCACATGCTCGAGCGGTACGCGGATGCCTGTGATCACGGGCTTCCGAACTGGACGGCCGAGACGCTCGCTCCCGCCGTCATCGACGTGGACACCCGTGGATTCGATATTCACCTGCATGCCATCGGCGATGCCGGAGTACGCAGTGCCCTCGACGCGATCGAACGACTCGACGCGGTGAGCACTCGGGCGAACCGGCGTGCCACGATCGCCCATGCTCAAGTGATCCATCCGGCCGACCTCGAACGATTCGCCTCGCTCGGGGTGATCGCCTGCCTCCAGCCGCTCGCGGCCCGTGCCGACCCCGTGATGACCGACCTCACGATTCCGCGACTCGGCCCAGCTCGTGAGCTGCAGCACCAGATGGGAGCCCTTCGAGCCGCCGGAACGACGATCAGCTTCGGGAGTGACTGGCCGGTCTTCGAGCCCGATGTGATCGCTGGGATGTGGACCGCTGTTCACCGGCAGAACCCGGACGGCACGCCCGTAGGTGGCTGGCAGCCGCAGGAGCGCCTGACCGTCGAGCAAGCCCTCGACGCGGCAACGGCGGCGGTGATGCAGAGTCGGAGGGGCGCGCTGGACGGTTCGCTCGCTGTCGGAGGCCGGGCCGATTTCGTCTGGCTGTCGAGCGATCCACGCTCCTTGACGACACATTCCCCCGAGTCGATCGAGGTCCTAGGTACGTGGCGCCGAGGCAGCCGCACCCACAGCGCGGGCGATGCTGCACGGCACCCCGGGAAGGAGGACGCCCAGTGA
- a CDS encoding class II histone deacetylase: MTRNTGYVWHERYAWHDTGTFAGIVPPGPTVQPFHNFESPESKARLNSLVEVSGLIERLTPIRPRPATEEDVLRVHTARHVEHIRSQSLLPLGDAGDGWSPFGRGGYEIAMLAAGGTISATEAVLSGSVDNAYALVRPPGHHAERDLGMGYCLFANIPIAIEVARARYGVERVAVVDYDVHHGNGTQHIYEDDPDVLAISLHQEFLFPQNTGSAAEMGVGRAEGTTINVPLPAGSGNGAYLASLQRVVLPALRAFRPQLVMVASGFDASAVDPLGGMTVTASAYRAIAENLVDVAEEVCDGRIVFSHEGGYSPVYVPYCGLAVLEAMSGIETGVLDPYAFSFENSPAHQLKPWQDDVIAEAEVLARRLGLVV; encoded by the coding sequence ATGACCCGCAACACCGGATACGTCTGGCACGAACGCTACGCCTGGCACGACACCGGGACGTTCGCGGGCATCGTCCCGCCCGGACCGACCGTGCAGCCGTTCCACAACTTCGAATCGCCCGAGTCGAAGGCGCGGCTGAACAGCCTCGTCGAGGTCAGCGGGCTCATCGAACGACTCACTCCGATCCGGCCCCGACCGGCCACGGAAGAGGACGTGCTCCGCGTGCACACCGCTCGCCACGTCGAGCACATCCGCTCGCAGAGCCTCCTGCCACTCGGCGACGCCGGCGACGGCTGGTCTCCGTTCGGGCGCGGCGGATACGAGATCGCGATGCTCGCGGCCGGTGGCACCATTTCGGCGACCGAAGCAGTGCTGAGCGGTTCCGTCGACAACGCGTACGCGCTCGTCCGACCGCCGGGACACCACGCGGAGCGCGACCTGGGTATGGGCTATTGCCTGTTCGCGAACATCCCGATCGCGATCGAAGTCGCCCGCGCCCGGTACGGCGTCGAGCGGGTGGCCGTCGTCGACTACGACGTGCACCACGGCAACGGCACCCAGCACATCTACGAGGACGACCCTGATGTTCTCGCGATCTCGCTCCACCAGGAGTTCCTCTTCCCGCAGAACACGGGGAGCGCAGCTGAGATGGGAGTCGGTCGCGCCGAGGGGACGACCATCAACGTTCCGCTCCCTGCCGGCAGCGGCAACGGCGCCTACCTGGCATCGTTGCAGCGAGTGGTCCTCCCGGCGCTCCGCGCGTTCCGGCCGCAGCTCGTGATGGTGGCGAGCGGGTTCGACGCCTCGGCCGTCGATCCGCTCGGCGGGATGACCGTGACGGCGAGCGCCTATCGGGCCATCGCCGAGAACCTCGTGGACGTCGCCGAGGAAGTCTGCGACGGGCGGATTGTGTTCTCGCACGAGGGCGGCTACTCGCCGGTCTACGTCCCCTACTGCGGACTCGCGGTGCTCGAGGCGATGAGCGGTATCGAGACAGGCGTGCTCGACCCGTACGCCTTCTCGTTCGAGAACTCGCCGGCGCACCAGCTCAAGCCGTGGCAGGACGACGTCATCGCCGAGGCCGAGGTGCTGGCCCGCAGGCTCGGCCTCGTGGTCTGA
- a CDS encoding ABC transporter substrate-binding protein: MITRLSLVLEYFHPWPNSAGFYAARTAGFYEDAGIELEIRTGDPGIGDSLEHVARGVADLAVFPTNRLLARRERGQLLSAIAAVNQRGLETVRTLESSGIRSLADLEGRRLALNPTPRGIAIVRELVAAAGGDPDEVELLDVGTRELTADDLEAGIADATFGSYWAWDVLLTERPDRPERVWRVDDELGIRYHSYLLGGGVSFAGLDPDLRARFLDATERGFRRAAADQAATVDLLETVTPYFDRRVLAKSLELIAPTWFEEDRWGDIRPEAMHDYAAWLERVGILSDATVWPKAIDAKEHRSAPVAAGFIGVER, from the coding sequence GTGATCACCCGCCTCAGCCTCGTGCTCGAGTACTTCCACCCCTGGCCGAACTCGGCCGGCTTCTATGCCGCACGTACCGCCGGCTTCTACGAAGATGCAGGCATCGAGCTCGAGATTCGGACCGGCGATCCCGGGATCGGCGACAGCCTCGAACACGTTGCTCGAGGCGTCGCCGATCTGGCGGTGTTCCCGACGAACCGACTGCTGGCGCGCCGCGAGCGCGGGCAGCTCCTGTCGGCCATCGCCGCCGTGAACCAGCGCGGTCTCGAGACGGTCCGAACGCTCGAGAGCAGCGGCATCCGCTCGCTCGCCGATCTCGAGGGTCGCCGGCTCGCTCTGAACCCGACGCCCCGTGGGATCGCCATCGTGCGCGAACTCGTCGCGGCGGCCGGCGGCGACCCCGACGAGGTGGAGCTCCTCGACGTCGGTACGCGAGAACTCACCGCCGACGACCTCGAGGCCGGCATTGCCGACGCCACGTTCGGTTCGTACTGGGCCTGGGATGTCCTGCTCACAGAGCGGCCCGACCGACCTGAACGTGTGTGGCGGGTCGACGATGAACTCGGAATCCGGTACCACAGCTACCTCCTGGGGGGCGGCGTTTCGTTCGCCGGCCTGGACCCCGACTTGCGCGCACGGTTCCTCGACGCCACGGAGCGAGGGTTCCGCCGGGCGGCTGCCGATCAAGCCGCAACGGTCGACCTGCTCGAGACCGTGACCCCATACTTCGATCGCCGGGTGCTCGCCAAGTCGCTCGAACTCATCGCACCCACCTGGTTCGAGGAGGATCGCTGGGGCGACATCCGACCCGAGGCGATGCACGACTATGCAGCGTGGCTCGAGCGGGTGGGAATCCTCTCGGATGCGACGGTGTGGCCAAAGGCGATCGACGCGAAGGAACACCGATCCGCTCCAGTCGCGGCCGGATTCATCGGGGTCGAACGGTGA
- a CDS encoding sulfurtransferase — protein sequence MSIGPLITAGELAVELSAGRPVTVLDATLVLRRPRHDGDFVAESGRGRWLDAHIPGSRHIAVDTDLSVPHPTQHDHHPEADVLASNLAAAGIGPDTSVVAYDTVGGLWAARVWYLLDWIGIDVRVLDGGIAAWRDAGLPTATGEDAPVATPRASWQVTTKREAWVDRAEIELLVGCGNLVCGLPEDAFQGTVPTRYSRRGHIPGSTNVPARALSGDDGRLLSPGEIRARYLEAGVDLDREVLLYCGGGISATANALALAHAGVRHVRVYDGSLEEWSADPALPLVVAASA from the coding sequence GTGAGCATCGGCCCGCTTATCACTGCCGGAGAACTTGCCGTCGAGCTGTCGGCCGGCCGGCCGGTGACCGTACTCGACGCGACACTGGTGCTCCGACGTCCGCGTCACGACGGCGACTTCGTCGCGGAAAGCGGCCGTGGCCGCTGGCTGGACGCCCACATCCCGGGTTCTCGGCACATCGCCGTCGACACCGACCTGTCGGTGCCGCATCCGACGCAGCACGATCATCATCCGGAGGCGGACGTACTGGCCTCGAACCTCGCCGCCGCAGGAATCGGTCCGGACACCTCCGTCGTCGCATACGACACGGTCGGCGGGCTGTGGGCCGCCCGCGTCTGGTACCTGCTCGACTGGATCGGCATCGATGTCCGCGTGCTCGATGGCGGCATCGCGGCCTGGCGCGATGCCGGGCTCCCGACGGCGACCGGTGAGGATGCTCCCGTCGCAACGCCGCGGGCTTCGTGGCAGGTGACGACGAAGCGCGAAGCGTGGGTGGACCGGGCCGAGATCGAGCTGCTCGTCGGTTGCGGCAACCTGGTCTGCGGCTTGCCGGAGGATGCGTTCCAGGGAACCGTGCCGACCCGCTATTCGCGACGCGGGCACATACCGGGCAGCACGAACGTCCCAGCACGGGCTCTCTCGGGCGACGACGGCCGCCTCTTGTCGCCCGGCGAAATCAGGGCACGTTACCTGGAAGCTGGTGTCGATCTCGACCGGGAAGTGCTGCTGTACTGCGGCGGCGGCATCTCCGCGACCGCCAACGCGCTCGCTCTCGCACATGCCGGCGTTCGCCACGTTCGCGTCTACGACGGGTCCCTCGAGGAGTGGAGCGCTGATCCGGCGCTACCGTTGGTAGTCGCGGCGAGCGCCTGA
- a CDS encoding sugar ABC transporter substrate-binding protein has translation MQTNTRRAAVLLGLAGVLALTACTGSTEPVGSSNDTSDTSKGALAMSFAGLDIPIWVDQLAIMEPIINEAGYEFLSDDPAWDIQTQVNDWENWIQRGDVKAIMGYPVQSDSMVAVSEKAQAAGIPVLGYASTWDGISYGVLLNNYEDGVRLGEEAGEWIKENADGSGAQPVALLGYWDTDLGRERSEGIADGLKNSGANVDVNEISVINLDDGYAAAQTQLAAEPDTKIWLGMASEPLQGAYQYLTDQGVAEDDPTYLLGALDATDEILDIVSIDDSIWRLSYILPAKQLAEANAELLISAAEGDAADDIVIESTKVTADNAADFYVDRQ, from the coding sequence ATGCAGACGAACACTCGTAGAGCCGCCGTCCTCCTCGGCCTGGCCGGCGTGCTCGCGCTCACGGCGTGCACCGGCAGCACCGAACCCGTCGGAAGCTCGAACGACACGAGCGATACGAGCAAAGGCGCTCTCGCCATGAGCTTCGCCGGGCTCGACATTCCGATCTGGGTCGACCAGCTGGCGATCATGGAACCGATCATCAACGAGGCCGGTTACGAGTTCCTCAGCGACGATCCGGCCTGGGACATCCAGACCCAGGTCAACGACTGGGAGAACTGGATCCAGCGAGGCGACGTGAAAGCGATCATGGGCTATCCCGTGCAGTCGGACTCCATGGTCGCCGTGTCCGAGAAGGCGCAGGCTGCAGGCATCCCGGTCCTCGGATATGCCTCGACCTGGGACGGGATCTCGTACGGTGTTCTCCTCAACAACTATGAGGACGGCGTGCGCCTCGGCGAGGAGGCCGGCGAATGGATCAAGGAGAATGCTGACGGCAGCGGTGCGCAGCCTGTGGCGCTCCTCGGCTATTGGGACACGGATCTCGGCCGGGAACGCAGCGAAGGAATCGCGGACGGGCTCAAGAACAGCGGCGCGAACGTGGACGTCAACGAGATCTCGGTCATCAACCTCGACGACGGCTATGCGGCCGCCCAGACCCAGCTCGCCGCGGAACCCGATACGAAGATCTGGCTTGGAATGGCCTCTGAACCACTTCAGGGCGCGTACCAGTACCTCACCGATCAGGGCGTCGCCGAAGACGACCCCACGTACCTCCTCGGTGCGCTCGACGCGACCGACGAGATCCTCGACATCGTCTCGATCGACGACTCGATCTGGCGGCTCAGCTACATCCTGCCCGCGAAGCAGCTCGCCGAAGCCAACGCCGAACTGCTGATCTCCGCGGCGGAGGGCGACGCTGCCGACGACATCGTCATCGAGTCCACCAAGGTCACCGCGGACAACGCTGCGGACTTCTACGTCGACCGGCAATGA
- a CDS encoding flavin monoamine oxidase family protein, whose protein sequence is MKIIVIGAGLSGLAAAWELAKAGHDITVLEARDRVGGRTWSHRLKNGEVMERGGEYIFPDEHAIRRLAAELQLPIMSHGVRYARRTVNGRIITDIELRRTNTMVRGTLRAMIADGVSGVSLERAYAEALGADYRLDPVYRRVTTSAAADPELVSAAAVLLHEASDDDRHIEDGGRLVGGNQVLTLELARRFGRRIRLEEPVAAVDQSASGVQVHLVDGTRVDADAVVISVPLPVLRRMPLGFALPDPEQRALDHRLMGVAAKLAVPLGAVDSDVALQNADHTWWSWRSLSTDGTSRISALSSFAGGAAALEELGVERGADGWLAAICEMRPELQVTGEPMLTTWADDPWALGAYTAPNLDWQPEDAEAFSHAIGRVAIAGEHTGTAQSLSGAVASGYRAASAIAALQKA, encoded by the coding sequence GTGAAGATCATCGTGATCGGCGCCGGCCTGTCGGGGTTGGCCGCGGCGTGGGAACTCGCGAAGGCCGGACACGACATCACCGTGCTCGAAGCCCGTGACCGCGTCGGCGGACGCACGTGGTCGCATCGACTCAAGAACGGCGAGGTGATGGAGCGGGGCGGTGAGTACATCTTCCCCGATGAGCACGCTATCCGCCGCCTGGCCGCTGAACTCCAGTTGCCGATCATGTCTCACGGCGTCCGGTATGCACGCCGGACCGTGAACGGCCGTATCATCACCGACATCGAGCTGCGTCGAACGAACACAATGGTGCGCGGCACGCTCCGCGCGATGATCGCGGACGGTGTGTCGGGCGTATCGCTCGAACGCGCGTACGCGGAAGCCCTGGGCGCCGACTATCGTCTCGATCCGGTCTACCGCCGTGTCACGACCTCGGCCGCGGCCGATCCCGAGCTCGTCAGCGCGGCGGCCGTGCTCTTGCACGAAGCATCCGATGACGACCGTCACATCGAGGACGGGGGTCGCCTCGTCGGCGGCAATCAGGTGCTGACGCTCGAGCTCGCACGCCGATTCGGGCGACGGATCCGCCTGGAGGAGCCCGTCGCGGCGGTCGATCAGAGCGCGTCCGGCGTGCAGGTGCACCTCGTCGACGGCACCCGAGTCGATGCCGATGCCGTCGTGATCTCGGTTCCGTTGCCCGTACTCCGGCGAATGCCGCTCGGCTTCGCGCTTCCAGACCCCGAACAGCGGGCGCTCGACCACCGCCTGATGGGTGTCGCCGCGAAGCTCGCCGTGCCGCTCGGCGCGGTCGACAGCGATGTCGCGCTCCAGAACGCCGATCACACCTGGTGGTCGTGGCGGTCACTGTCGACCGATGGGACGTCGCGGATCTCCGCATTGTCGAGCTTCGCGGGCGGGGCGGCGGCACTCGAAGAACTGGGCGTCGAGCGCGGCGCCGACGGCTGGCTCGCCGCCATCTGCGAGATGCGACCCGAGCTGCAGGTCACCGGGGAGCCGATGCTCACGACCTGGGCCGACGACCCGTGGGCACTAGGCGCGTACACCGCGCCGAACCTGGACTGGCAGCCCGAAGACGCCGAAGCATTCTCACATGCGATCGGGCGAGTCGCGATTGCCGGTGAACACACCGGCACCGCGCAGTCCCTCTCTGGTGCCGTTGCCTCGGGATACCGGGCGGCCTCCGCCATCGCCGCGCTCCAGAAAGCGTGA
- a CDS encoding ATP-binding cassette domain-containing protein: MSGTKDTPVSTFRLELNDVTVDFGATRALADVSAQIGPGEIVGLLGHNGAGKSTLFNVLAGVIRASAGSFLLDGEHVPADSTPRDVAELGISILYQEPALAANLTVFENLWLAQPARKDKTDRRRVAEEALGRVGAEFGLDLPVASLTLGERQMVGLARGLLGREIRVLLLDEPTAALGRQETDALHRIIRRLAQSGTTVIYVSHRLPDILSVCERILILSGGRLVADESAASFTPQRLARALAPGLIVAEWEEPRIGEPSLEVTFGSERVTAHRGEVLGLFGMAAGEQFDLVERVFGVRGRATFTLRGRQTRIASPHQAMRRRVHLVPADRERDGLISGMGAAENVFLPWHGLLGRSWWINPRYGATAYETARHELGILGPGGVEPIDEFSGGNRQKHLLARWMSVRTPDVLLLAQPTQGVDVGAKADIARAVRRLAATGATVVVASAESDEIASLCDRAYVLLAGAAREVTRTPDFDEQLLTTLLALAADAPTRQPEGPTR, encoded by the coding sequence ATGAGCGGCACCAAGGACACCCCCGTGTCGACGTTCCGCCTCGAGCTCAACGACGTCACCGTCGACTTCGGCGCCACCCGGGCTCTGGCAGATGTCTCCGCGCAGATCGGGCCCGGCGAGATCGTGGGTCTGCTCGGTCACAACGGCGCCGGCAAGTCCACGCTCTTCAACGTGCTGGCCGGAGTGATCAGGGCGAGCGCCGGCTCATTCCTCCTCGACGGCGAGCACGTCCCCGCCGACAGCACGCCCCGCGATGTCGCCGAGCTCGGCATCTCGATCCTGTACCAGGAGCCGGCGCTCGCCGCGAACCTCACGGTGTTCGAGAATCTCTGGCTCGCACAGCCCGCGAGGAAGGACAAGACGGACCGCCGACGCGTGGCCGAGGAAGCGCTCGGCCGCGTCGGTGCCGAGTTCGGTCTCGATCTGCCCGTTGCCAGCCTGACTCTCGGCGAGCGGCAGATGGTCGGGCTCGCACGCGGTCTGCTGGGGCGGGAGATCCGGGTGCTGCTGCTCGACGAGCCGACCGCGGCGCTCGGACGGCAGGAGACCGACGCGTTGCATCGGATCATCCGGCGCCTCGCTCAGTCGGGCACGACCGTCATCTACGTCTCGCACCGGCTGCCCGACATCCTCTCGGTCTGCGAACGGATCCTCATCCTCTCGGGCGGTCGCCTCGTCGCCGATGAGTCGGCCGCGTCCTTCACGCCGCAGCGGCTGGCGCGAGCACTGGCACCGGGGCTCATCGTCGCCGAGTGGGAGGAGCCGCGCATCGGCGAACCCAGCCTCGAGGTGACGTTCGGTTCTGAGCGCGTCACAGCGCACCGTGGCGAGGTCCTCGGGTTGTTCGGGATGGCCGCCGGGGAACAGTTCGACCTCGTCGAACGGGTTTTCGGGGTCCGTGGGCGAGCGACGTTCACGCTACGAGGGCGGCAGACGAGGATCGCCAGTCCGCACCAGGCGATGCGGCGCCGCGTGCACCTGGTGCCCGCCGACCGAGAACGCGACGGGCTCATTTCCGGGATGGGAGCCGCGGAGAACGTCTTCCTCCCGTGGCACGGTCTGCTCGGGCGGAGTTGGTGGATCAACCCGCGTTACGGGGCGACGGCGTACGAGACCGCTCGGCACGAACTCGGCATCCTCGGACCCGGGGGAGTGGAGCCCATCGACGAGTTCTCAGGCGGCAACCGCCAGAAGCACCTGCTGGCGCGGTGGATGTCCGTGCGAACGCCCGACGTCCTGCTGCTCGCACAGCCGACACAAGGCGTCGACGTCGGCGCCAAAGCCGACATCGCGCGGGCCGTCAGGCGTCTGGCCGCGACCGGGGCGACGGTGGTGGTCGCGTCCGCCGAGTCGGATGAGATCGCCAGCCTCTGCGATCGCGCCTACGTCCTGCTCGCGGGAGCTGCCCGCGAGGTGACCCGCACTCCTGATTTCGACGAGCAGCTACTCACCACACTGCTCGCGCTCGCCGCCGACGCACCGACGCGTCAACCGGAAGGACCGACCCGATGA
- a CDS encoding helix-turn-helix transcriptional regulator yields MSDHLVIRAASKRASDAVIPLSSAQLIRRHLSSIKHALPYDAAQVLVFDRSTDRHRQMAQIGYPAEVARVMCEEFPKHWPLPAWAPVLDGDDLPPTISAEQDHPGSFRYSTIYLEYLAPAGFRDGLTLELNHRGRYVGLANFSSFEAAFYTLELRRRSLAFASLLGHAISATAQDLEAIPLSARASVIDQHRMVSPIAGRVPSNLVVRDDFFAALAPLFDAPHGEVAFLWDVDRQWFRVVVRRQSDDSLPDLQPLVVIEAPIERPSGLTPTEIRVLTRLITCSSNEMIANSLGIGIRTVHTHISSILAKLNCTRRSQAVASAVRNGLFRPEAAPDASLGDLIH; encoded by the coding sequence ATGTCGGACCACCTGGTAATCAGGGCCGCATCCAAGCGGGCATCGGACGCTGTGATCCCGCTCAGCAGTGCCCAACTGATCCGACGCCACCTCTCGAGTATCAAGCACGCGCTCCCGTACGATGCCGCCCAAGTTCTGGTCTTCGACCGCAGTACCGATCGCCATCGCCAAATGGCGCAGATCGGCTATCCGGCGGAGGTCGCCCGGGTGATGTGCGAGGAGTTCCCGAAACACTGGCCGCTGCCTGCCTGGGCCCCCGTGCTCGACGGTGACGATCTTCCGCCGACGATCAGTGCTGAGCAGGACCACCCCGGAAGCTTCCGCTACTCGACGATCTACCTCGAGTATCTGGCTCCCGCCGGGTTCCGTGACGGGCTCACCCTCGAACTCAACCATCGTGGCCGATACGTGGGGCTCGCCAACTTCTCGTCGTTCGAGGCAGCGTTCTATACCCTCGAGCTTCGGCGCCGGAGCCTCGCCTTCGCATCCCTACTCGGGCACGCCATCAGCGCGACGGCCCAGGACCTCGAGGCGATCCCCCTGAGCGCCAGGGCGAGCGTCATCGACCAGCATCGAATGGTCAGCCCCATCGCCGGGCGGGTGCCGAGCAACCTGGTCGTGCGCGACGACTTCTTCGCTGCGCTCGCTCCGCTGTTCGACGCGCCGCACGGCGAGGTTGCGTTCCTCTGGGATGTCGATCGGCAGTGGTTCAGGGTCGTCGTGCGTCGCCAGAGCGACGACAGCCTCCCCGATCTGCAGCCCCTCGTGGTGATCGAGGCGCCGATCGAACGGCCGTCGGGACTGACGCCGACGGAGATCCGGGTGTTGACCCGGCTCATCACCTGCTCCTCGAACGAGATGATCGCGAACTCCCTGGGCATCGGCATTCGCACCGTGCACACGCACATCTCGAGCATCCTCGCGAAGCTCAACTGCACCCGAAGATCCCAAGCCGTCGCCAGCGCCGTTCGCAACGGACTCTTCCGTCCGGAGGCTGCGCCGGACGCCTCCCTGGGCGATCTCATCCACTGA